One window from the genome of Ktedonobacterales bacterium encodes:
- a CDS encoding aminotransferase class V-fold PLP-dependent enzyme → MARNVTSLRSNRVQMDAALEAFRRRYPAYDSTRLLDDLRATEYARLDKEGQIYLDYTGGGLYAERQLRAHLELLSQHVFGNPHSDNPTSRAATELAEQARACVLEYFHASPEEYLVAFTSNASGALKLVGESYPFTAESQYLLTYDNHNSVNGIREFARARGAAVTYVSVVPPELRVDEAELFAALDQPAGGGPRLFAYPAQSNFSGVQHPLEWIERAHERGWDVLVDGAAFVPTNTFDLSRRHPDFVPLSFYKIFGYPTGIGCLIARKAAVAKLQRPWFAGGSIWAVSVESERLFMADDEAAFEDGTINYLSLPAIEIGLKHIQSIGVETIHARVLCLTGWLIEHLLALRHSNGAPLAQVYGPRDCQMRGGTIALNFFDPSGKVVDERVVDRRANSYHLSLRTGCFCNPGAGEMAFGVSKDAVVQNFARQERPPYDDFLTAMGLQSGGAVRVSLGLATTFADVYRFMEFAQTFIDDVPDKRDLPSRRHC, encoded by the coding sequence ATGGCTCGCAACGTGACTTCACTTCGCTCCAATAGGGTGCAGATGGATGCTGCGCTGGAGGCGTTCCGTCGGCGCTACCCGGCGTATGACAGCACGCGCTTGCTGGATGACCTGCGGGCGACGGAGTATGCCCGGCTGGACAAAGAGGGGCAGATTTACCTCGACTATACGGGCGGTGGGTTGTACGCTGAGCGCCAACTGCGGGCGCATCTGGAGTTGCTGAGCCAGCATGTCTTTGGCAACCCGCATTCGGATAATCCAACCTCGCGCGCGGCGACTGAACTGGCCGAACAGGCGCGCGCCTGTGTGCTGGAGTATTTCCACGCTTCGCCGGAAGAATATCTGGTAGCCTTTACTTCCAACGCCAGCGGGGCGCTCAAGCTGGTGGGCGAGTCCTACCCGTTTACGGCTGAGAGCCAGTACCTGCTCACCTACGACAACCATAATTCGGTCAATGGCATTCGGGAGTTTGCGCGGGCGCGCGGCGCGGCTGTCACCTATGTGTCGGTTGTGCCGCCGGAACTGCGGGTGGATGAGGCTGAACTCTTTGCGGCGCTCGACCAGCCCGCAGGCGGCGGTCCGCGCCTCTTTGCGTATCCGGCTCAGTCCAATTTCTCTGGCGTCCAGCATCCGCTGGAATGGATTGAGCGGGCGCATGAGCGCGGCTGGGATGTACTGGTGGATGGCGCGGCTTTCGTCCCGACCAATACGTTTGATTTGAGCAGGCGCCATCCTGATTTTGTGCCGCTCTCTTTCTATAAAATCTTTGGCTATCCTACCGGCATTGGCTGTTTGATTGCGCGCAAGGCGGCGGTGGCGAAACTGCAACGCCCCTGGTTTGCCGGTGGCAGCATCTGGGCGGTTTCGGTGGAGAGCGAGCGGCTGTTCATGGCGGATGACGAGGCGGCTTTTGAGGATGGTACGATCAATTATCTCAGTCTTCCGGCTATCGAGATCGGGCTGAAGCACATTCAGTCTATCGGCGTCGAGACGATTCATGCCCGCGTGCTGTGCCTGACGGGCTGGCTGATCGAGCATCTGCTTGCGCTGCGCCACAGCAACGGCGCGCCGCTGGCGCAGGTCTACGGGCCGCGTGATTGCCAGATGCGCGGCGGCACGATTGCGCTGAACTTCTTCGACCCCAGCGGCAAGGTGGTGGATGAGCGCGTGGTGGATCGGCGGGCCAACAGCTATCACCTGTCGTTGCGTACCGGCTGTTTCTGTAATCCGGGGGCGGGGGAAATGGCCTTTGGCGTCTCAAAAGATGCGGTGGTGCAAAACTTCGCGCGCCAGGAGCGGCCACCGTATGATGATTTCCTGACGGCGATGGGGCTGCAAAGCGGTGGAGCGGTGCGGGTCTCGCTGGGGCTGGCGACAACGTTTGCAGATGTCTATCGCTTTATGGAGTTTGCCCAGACCTTCATTGATGATGTGCCTGATAAGCGCGATCTGCCCTCCCGGCGGCACTGTTGA
- a CDS encoding helix-turn-helix transcriptional regulator, whose product MPTLRDLREEAFMTQVDLAKACGVSSASISDWENAKSAPSMKNRRKLMEALGKTPHEIMEAIRETQRKGSQRERPAA is encoded by the coding sequence ATGCCCACCTTACGAGACTTGCGTGAAGAAGCGTTTATGACGCAAGTAGACCTTGCGAAAGCGTGCGGCGTAAGCAGTGCCAGCATTAGCGACTGGGAAAATGCGAAGTCTGCCCCGTCCATGAAAAATCGTCGCAAGCTCATGGAGGCGCTGGGGAAGACGCCGCACGAGATTATGGAGGCAATCCGTGAAACCCAGAGAAAGGGGAGCCAAAGAGAAAGGCCCGCCGCCTAA
- a CDS encoding class I SAM-dependent methyltransferase yields the protein MQEQQPPTQTYALGHAPKEIQRLLVQGQMINPFTQHMLKEAGITTGMNVLDLGCGPGEVSLIAAELVGATGSVLGIDTNPDVLQLAHARAQDAGFKHASFLASDIRELALDQEYDAIVGRLILLYLPERLAILRRLTQHLRPGGVVAFQEYDMAGAADTTLPHSPFFEQVWTWMTQAFQRAGVEIRMGMKLHSTFLEADLPAPHLRHEADIGAGPDWLGYEVLANVVRALLPLIVKFGIATAEEVDIETLADRLREEIVSHNGVARSPALISAWVRKS from the coding sequence GTGCAGGAACAGCAACCACCAACCCAGACCTACGCCCTGGGACACGCCCCCAAAGAGATTCAGCGGTTACTCGTACAAGGTCAGATGATCAACCCATTCACACAGCACATGCTGAAAGAAGCTGGCATTACTACAGGGATGAACGTGCTGGACCTGGGCTGCGGCCCTGGCGAGGTCAGCCTGATCGCCGCTGAACTGGTAGGCGCAACCGGCAGCGTCCTGGGCATTGATACGAACCCTGACGTGCTGCAACTGGCACACGCCCGCGCTCAGGACGCTGGCTTCAAGCACGCCTCCTTCCTGGCCTCAGACATCCGCGAACTGGCCCTGGACCAGGAATATGATGCCATCGTGGGTCGGCTCATCTTGTTGTATCTGCCGGAACGTCTCGCCATCTTGCGCCGCCTCACGCAGCACCTGCGGCCCGGCGGAGTTGTCGCCTTCCAGGAATACGATATGGCTGGCGCCGCCGATACCACCCTGCCACACTCCCCCTTCTTTGAGCAAGTCTGGACCTGGATGACGCAAGCCTTCCAACGGGCTGGAGTAGAGATACGGATGGGGATGAAACTCCACAGCACATTCCTGGAGGCCGACTTACCTGCCCCACACCTGCGCCACGAGGCCGACATTGGCGCTGGACCAGACTGGCTGGGCTACGAGGTGCTCGCCAACGTGGTGCGCGCGCTCCTGCCGCTGATCGTGAAGTTTGGGATAGCGACCGCCGAGGAAGTGGACATCGAAACCCTGGCTGACCGCCTACGCGAGGAGATCGTCAGCCACAACGGCGTTGCCCGTTCCCCAGCCCTCATCTCGGCCTGGGTCCGCAAGAGCTAG
- a CDS encoding MurT ligase domain-containing protein has product MRETGKKRNGPRPRLTLALGAGKLAGSTGRLLKVGGGTSLPGMLARAIDPDVLRKVIGASKAKKIAITGSNGKTTTSQMIGAAGLANGLRVSQNRTGANMLQGVTTVAVNAANLRGELDDDLLVFEVDEGTFPLAIPELQPDVVMVTNIFRDQLDRYGELYKVANGLERVIRELPAAATVLLNGDDPLVANFAPDMRARRLYFGLEARGLGGTVPEHAADTVRCVKCQQYFEYEAVYISHLGAYRCPNCGYARPRLDVALTAAEMRPQGPTTVTIRTPGGEAALTMPLVGIHNVYNVTGAIGGAYALSLDLNKAALGLAKVKPAFGRLEPIQAGDQTVYLSFVKNPTSYNTILRTIEGWPGQKHVLVAASNTVVDGEDFAWFWDVEVEEIARDLLSVTCGGTKGEELAMRFKYAGVPEEKIEVVHDRPAALKAGLRKAGPQGSLFIFAGYTPTLELRRAMTERGWVSHVWKE; this is encoded by the coding sequence ATGCGGGAAACAGGAAAAAAGAGGAACGGGCCGCGCCCGCGCCTGACGCTGGCGCTGGGCGCGGGTAAGCTGGCTGGTTCAACCGGGCGTCTGCTGAAGGTGGGCGGCGGTACCAGCCTGCCCGGTATGCTTGCGCGCGCTATCGATCCCGATGTGCTGCGCAAGGTCATTGGGGCCAGCAAGGCGAAGAAGATTGCCATTACGGGCAGCAACGGCAAGACGACGACTTCGCAGATGATCGGGGCTGCTGGCCTGGCGAACGGGCTGCGCGTCTCGCAGAATCGCACAGGCGCGAATATGCTGCAAGGCGTGACGACGGTGGCAGTCAACGCGGCGAATCTGCGCGGCGAACTGGACGACGATCTGCTGGTCTTCGAGGTGGACGAGGGAACATTCCCGCTGGCAATCCCGGAGCTTCAGCCGGATGTGGTCATGGTCACGAATATCTTCCGCGATCAACTGGATCGCTATGGTGAACTGTATAAGGTGGCAAACGGGCTGGAGCGCGTCATTCGGGAACTGCCCGCCGCCGCGACAGTCTTGCTGAACGGAGATGATCCGCTGGTGGCGAACTTTGCCCCGGATATGCGAGCGCGGCGTCTGTACTTTGGGCTGGAGGCGCGTGGCCTGGGCGGGACGGTCCCCGAACACGCGGCGGATACGGTGCGCTGTGTGAAGTGCCAGCAGTATTTCGAGTATGAGGCGGTGTATATTTCGCACCTTGGGGCGTATCGCTGCCCCAACTGCGGCTACGCGCGGCCCAGGCTGGATGTGGCGCTGACGGCGGCAGAGATGAGGCCGCAGGGGCCGACGACCGTAACCATTCGCACGCCTGGGGGCGAGGCGGCGCTGACGATGCCGCTGGTGGGCATTCATAATGTCTATAACGTGACCGGCGCGATTGGCGGGGCCTACGCGCTGAGTCTGGATTTGAATAAGGCCGCGCTGGGGCTGGCAAAGGTGAAGCCTGCCTTTGGGCGGCTGGAGCCGATTCAGGCGGGCGATCAGACGGTCTATCTTTCGTTCGTCAAGAATCCGACTTCGTATAATACGATTCTGCGCACGATTGAGGGCTGGCCGGGCCAGAAGCATGTGCTGGTGGCGGCGAGCAATACAGTGGTGGATGGCGAGGACTTTGCCTGGTTCTGGGATGTGGAGGTTGAGGAGATCGCGCGCGATCTGCTGAGCGTGACATGCGGCGGCACGAAGGGCGAGGAACTGGCGATGCGCTTCAAGTATGCGGGCGTGCCGGAGGAGAAGATCGAGGTGGTTCATGATCGCCCGGCGGCGCTGAAGGCCGGTTTGCGCAAGGCGGGGCCGCAAGGCTCGCTCTTTATCTTCGCTGGCTATACGCCGACGCTGGAACTGCGACGGGCGATGACCGAGCGCGGCTGGGTGTCGCACGTCTGGAAGGAATAA
- a CDS encoding PLDc N-terminal domain-containing protein, which produces MATSREGPGGCAITSLFLLVLLLPVIGSIVLTFMILGDEMNCGEKTLWLVLVWVVPVVGPLLYLLLGQRRNRVLPAYT; this is translated from the coding sequence ATGGCGACCTCACGAGAAGGCCCAGGCGGCTGCGCGATCACCAGTTTATTTCTGCTGGTGCTGCTCTTGCCGGTGATTGGCTCGATTGTCCTGACGTTTATGATTCTGGGCGATGAAATGAATTGTGGTGAGAAGACGCTCTGGCTGGTGCTGGTCTGGGTGGTACCGGTGGTTGGCCCGCTGCTCTATCTGCTGCTGGGGCAGAGACGCAATCGGGTGCTGCCCGCCTATACCTGA
- a CDS encoding PIN domain-containing protein — MGALALPKQGLVYLDANSIIYAVELIEPYQTILRPLWEGARTGVLSVATSDLTLLEILVKPLKIGNKGLEADCRALLDSPDVRLISISHAVLEHAASLRATTSVKTPDAIHAATALIAGCELFVTNDSAFKKIPGLPVALLSEIILSP; from the coding sequence GTGGGAGCGCTAGCCCTTCCTAAACAAGGCTTGGTCTACCTGGATGCAAACAGCATCATCTATGCAGTTGAACTTATAGAACCATACCAAACCATACTTCGGCCCCTTTGGGAGGGAGCACGTACAGGAGTTCTCAGTGTCGCTACAAGCGATCTCACACTTCTGGAGATTCTGGTCAAGCCTCTAAAAATTGGGAATAAAGGTCTTGAAGCAGACTGTCGCGCGCTGCTAGATTCCCCAGATGTGCGGCTTATATCTATCTCCCATGCGGTGCTGGAGCATGCGGCTAGTCTCAGAGCAACCACAAGCGTCAAAACGCCTGACGCAATCCATGCAGCGACAGCCTTGATAGCTGGTTGTGAGTTATTTGTGACGAACGACAGTGCATTTAAGAAAATCCCCGGCTTGCCGGTGGCCTTGCTTAGTGAAATAATCTTGTCTCCATAG
- the msrA gene encoding peptide-methionine (S)-S-oxide reductase MsrA translates to MSETLLQKATFGAGCFWGVEAAYRQVKGVVSTEVGYEGGTFDTPTYRDVCTDQTGHAEVVEVTYDPARVSYEELLNVFWDNHNPTQLNRQGPDTGTQYRSVIFFHTPEQQAAATASKEALARSERYKKPIVTEITPAGAFYKAEDYHQQYLEKRGLSSCHLG, encoded by the coding sequence ATGTCAGAAACACTCTTGCAAAAGGCCACCTTTGGAGCCGGATGCTTCTGGGGCGTCGAAGCCGCGTACCGTCAGGTCAAAGGCGTCGTCTCTACCGAAGTCGGCTACGAAGGCGGCACATTCGATACACCCACCTATCGGGATGTCTGCACCGATCAAACCGGCCATGCTGAAGTCGTCGAAGTCACCTACGACCCCGCGCGGGTCTCCTATGAGGAGCTGCTTAACGTCTTTTGGGACAACCACAACCCCACCCAACTCAACCGCCAGGGGCCAGACACTGGCACACAATACCGCTCGGTCATCTTCTTCCACACCCCGGAGCAGCAGGCAGCGGCCACCGCCTCCAAAGAGGCGCTGGCGCGATCTGAACGCTACAAAAAGCCCATCGTCACCGAGATCACCCCGGCAGGCGCCTTCTACAAAGCCGAAGACTATCACCAGCAGTACCTGGAAAAGCGCGGCCTCTCAAGCTGCCACCTCGGCTGA
- the rpmH gene encoding 50S ribosomal protein L34, with protein sequence MKRTWQPKRIPRKREHGFLKRMSTRGGRKVLRARRLKGRWRLTVV encoded by the coding sequence ATGAAACGCACCTGGCAACCCAAACGTATACCTCGTAAAAGGGAACATGGTTTTCTCAAGCGCATGTCCACACGCGGAGGCCGCAAAGTGCTGCGCGCCCGGCGGCTCAAGGGCCGCTGGCGGCTGACCGTCGTGTAG
- the rnpA gene encoding ribonuclease P protein component, which translates to MQAETQEMLRPRILQNAHKPARLKKARQFQHVRQQGRSVGSALLTLGWAPNALAFCRCGYTVGKRVGGAVTRNRVKRRLREIIRLAIKAGHVAPGYDLVLIARTGAAQATYEQLATDVTHLLQRAHLWQADSPEGLVLS; encoded by the coding sequence ATGCAGGCGGAAACGCAGGAGATGCTCCGACCCAGGATTCTACAGAATGCGCACAAACCGGCTCGCTTGAAAAAAGCGCGCCAGTTTCAGCATGTCCGCCAGCAGGGGCGCTCAGTGGGCAGCGCCTTGCTGACACTGGGTTGGGCGCCCAACGCCCTCGCCTTTTGCCGCTGCGGCTATACGGTGGGCAAGCGCGTCGGCGGGGCCGTCACCCGCAATCGCGTCAAGCGCCGCCTGCGTGAAATCATCCGCCTGGCAATCAAGGCAGGCCATGTTGCCCCCGGCTACGATCTCGTCTTGATTGCGCGGACCGGCGCCGCGCAGGCAACCTACGAACAACTTGCCACCGATGTCACTCATCTGCTGCAACGCGCCCATCTCTGGCAGGCTGACTCGCCGGAAGGACTCGTTCTATCATGA
- the yidD gene encoding membrane protein insertion efficiency factor YidD, with protein MKYVALGLIRFYQKFISPMTPPSCRFEPTCSHYGYEAIQKHGFFRGGWLTIKRIGRCHPFYNGNLYDPVP; from the coding sequence ATGAAATATGTCGCGCTCGGCCTCATTCGTTTCTATCAAAAGTTCATCTCGCCCATGACACCGCCGAGTTGCCGGTTTGAGCCTACCTGCTCGCACTACGGCTACGAAGCCATCCAGAAACACGGCTTCTTTCGTGGTGGCTGGCTGACTATCAAACGCATCGGGCGCTGCCACCCATTTTATAACGGCAATTTGTATGATCCCGTACCCTGA
- a CDS encoding YidC/Oxa1 family membrane protein insertase, with translation MDLLTILRDIFYLPIFNVLMFLFWLVRDFGLSIVLLTIMVRMALVPLTFKQLRSQRRMMELQPQLNALKAQYGDDKQGFARAQMQFMKENNVSMLGGCLPLLVQLPFLYGLFYALSSGVRSNPGETIAQHVQRMNGDLYPFMHFASVTLPGGLHPLNTLLEWFSWLPGHPVLDLSLADPTHILPILAALFTFIQVRMIQGVRKPPQLEPGADPKKVAQANVQQQTMSLMTYITPFFTLFIAWQYAAGLSLYWVVGTLFAVGQQYVIYGWGSLFKGIPRLDEWAAKKNAEREARREAKLIAKGVISAPTVVESSLVSKNGAAKNAGGGGRRKDWIDQAKGETEQASRGKERAQSARPFPSLMKPKESPATANPPKAAPPAPNGAANGSKTDTKTSAGVGTAPKGGGPTTPPRAGGAPHNQRRGQSRSGNIPRPKGGKK, from the coding sequence GTGGACTTGTTAACGATACTCAGAGATATTTTCTACTTACCTATCTTCAACGTTCTGATGTTCCTGTTCTGGCTGGTCCGCGACTTCGGGCTGTCCATCGTCTTGCTCACCATCATGGTCCGTATGGCCCTGGTGCCGCTGACCTTCAAGCAACTGCGCTCCCAGCGCAGGATGATGGAGCTTCAGCCGCAGTTGAACGCCCTGAAGGCCCAGTATGGCGACGACAAGCAGGGCTTTGCCAGGGCGCAAATGCAGTTCATGAAGGAAAATAACGTCAGCATGCTTGGCGGCTGCCTGCCCTTGCTCGTCCAGCTTCCTTTCCTGTATGGCCTGTTCTACGCCCTCAGCAGCGGCGTGAGATCAAACCCAGGGGAAACGATTGCGCAGCATGTCCAGCGCATGAATGGCGATCTCTATCCCTTCATGCACTTTGCCAGCGTCACCCTGCCGGGCGGCTTGCATCCGCTGAATACCCTGCTGGAGTGGTTTAGCTGGCTGCCGGGGCATCCGGTGCTTGATCTCAGCCTCGCCGACCCCACCCATATACTGCCGATTTTGGCCGCGCTCTTCACCTTCATTCAGGTGCGCATGATCCAGGGCGTGCGCAAGCCGCCGCAGCTTGAACCAGGGGCCGACCCCAAGAAAGTCGCTCAGGCAAACGTCCAGCAGCAGACGATGAGCCTGATGACCTACATCACCCCGTTCTTCACACTCTTCATCGCCTGGCAGTATGCCGCTGGCCTCTCGCTCTACTGGGTCGTTGGCACGTTGTTTGCCGTGGGACAGCAGTACGTCATCTACGGCTGGGGCAGCCTCTTCAAGGGCATTCCCCGCCTGGATGAATGGGCAGCGAAAAAGAACGCCGAACGCGAGGCGCGCCGCGAGGCAAAGCTCATCGCCAAAGGCGTCATCTCCGCGCCCACCGTCGTTGAAAGCAGCCTGGTGTCGAAAAACGGCGCGGCAAAGAACGCCGGGGGCGGCGGACGCCGCAAGGACTGGATTGACCAGGCCAAAGGAGAGACAGAACAGGCGTCCAGGGGAAAAGAGCGCGCCCAAAGCGCGCGCCCATTCCCCTCGCTGATGAAACCGAAAGAAAGTCCCGCAACGGCCAACCCGCCAAAGGCCGCGCCCCCGGCCCCCAATGGGGCAGCCAATGGCAGCAAAACCGATACAAAAACCAGCGCGGGTGTCGGAACAGCGCCCAAGGGCGGCGGCCCGACCACTCCCCCCAGGGCGGGCGGAGCGCCGCACAACCAGCGGAGGGGCCAGTCGCGCAGTGGCAATATACCCAGGCCAAAGGGAGGCAAAAAATAG
- the jag gene encoding RNA-binding cell elongation regulator Jag/EloR codes for MDSVEASGKTIDDAVLQALARLGRRRDEVNIEVLQEPSRGSFGLGIRDARVRVTLKQRRPSSGAIITPEMADALLGFSEPAPPPAAPGRAQQTPKQSQPRPPIGPQPDEEEEDEEEEYLEDEEEEEEYLEEGEEYLEDEEEEEEEEEEVFPGLRSRAAVASDLETFEEEEELLEGETGPVSREVVSTSVEVLQTILHHMGIRGQVEVRSRDPLTLNVRMEDGLGLLIGRRGETLASLQLLVNLIVSHQIKHRQRVIVDVEDYRLRREENLRQLAFRIAQQVRQSRRAIPLEAMPANERRIIHMALSDSNDVMTHSEGEGDQRRVIISLRRTTGR; via the coding sequence GTGGACAGTGTCGAAGCCAGCGGCAAAACCATTGATGACGCCGTACTCCAGGCATTAGCGCGCCTGGGCAGACGCCGCGATGAGGTCAATATCGAAGTCCTGCAAGAACCCAGCCGAGGCTCGTTCGGCCTGGGCATCCGTGATGCGCGCGTTCGGGTCACGCTCAAACAGCGACGGCCATCATCCGGCGCGATCATCACCCCCGAAATGGCCGACGCGCTGCTTGGCTTCAGCGAACCCGCTCCTCCTCCGGCTGCGCCAGGACGCGCCCAGCAAACGCCAAAGCAGAGCCAGCCACGCCCGCCCATCGGCCCCCAGCCTGACGAAGAAGAAGAGGACGAGGAGGAAGAGTATCTGGAGGACGAGGAGGAAGAAGAGGAGTATCTGGAAGAAGGCGAAGAATATCTAGAGGACGAGGAGGAAGAAGAGGAAGAAGAGGAAGAAGTGTTCCCCGGCCTGCGCAGCCGCGCGGCTGTCGCTTCAGACCTCGAAACCTTCGAGGAAGAAGAAGAACTCCTCGAAGGCGAGACTGGCCCGGTCAGCCGCGAAGTCGTCTCCACCTCGGTAGAAGTGCTGCAAACCATCCTGCATCACATGGGCATTCGCGGGCAGGTCGAAGTGCGCAGCCGCGACCCGCTCACCCTCAACGTGCGCATGGAAGACGGCCTCGGCCTGCTCATCGGGCGGCGCGGCGAAACGCTCGCCTCGCTCCAGTTGCTCGTCAACCTTATCGTCAGCCACCAGATCAAACACCGCCAGCGCGTCATCGTAGACGTAGAAGACTACCGGCTGCGCCGCGAAGAAAACCTGCGCCAGCTTGCCTTCCGTATCGCCCAGCAGGTGCGCCAGTCGCGGCGGGCCATCCCCCTGGAAGCCATGCCCGCCAACGAGCGCCGCATCATCCACATGGCCCTTTCCGACAGCAACGACGTGATGACCCACAGCGAAGGCGAAGGCGACCAGCGCCGCGTCATCATCTCCCTGCGCCGCACCACCGGCAGATAA
- a CDS encoding class F sortase: MQTRIPPRRPLRVHLLSILAGLWAVIALAGVLFMVEPLVSPPTSAPPAQARPAGATPAGAATLPERGAQQGTGSPQKPVPVWINAPKANINSSVVPVGIDAQGAMAAPEGANSSPVWFQTFWWRYGAMPGQIGNAVIAGHLDRKDGSPAIFWNLSKLAPGDSVFVRTALGVTLHFVVTAVTTFANPTGGVADPTLQRIFGPAQTANLNLITCAGDWTGSEYTKKLVVFTTLAP, translated from the coding sequence ATGCAAACGCGCATCCCACCACGAAGACCCCTACGGGTTCACTTGCTGAGCATCCTGGCTGGACTCTGGGCAGTGATCGCGCTGGCCGGTGTCCTGTTCATGGTCGAGCCGCTGGTATCACCCCCCACCAGCGCGCCGCCCGCGCAGGCGCGGCCTGCGGGCGCCACTCCTGCGGGCGCAGCGACCCTTCCCGAGCGTGGCGCGCAGCAGGGTACGGGATCGCCTCAGAAACCCGTACCCGTCTGGATCAACGCGCCCAAAGCCAATATCAACAGCAGCGTCGTTCCGGTGGGCATAGATGCTCAGGGCGCTATGGCAGCCCCGGAGGGAGCGAACAGCAGCCCGGTCTGGTTTCAGACCTTCTGGTGGCGCTATGGCGCGATGCCTGGGCAGATCGGCAATGCCGTCATTGCCGGGCATCTCGACCGCAAGGATGGCTCGCCTGCCATCTTCTGGAACCTGAGCAAGCTGGCTCCCGGTGATTCGGTGTTTGTTCGGACCGCGCTGGGCGTCACGCTCCATTTTGTGGTCACTGCCGTGACCACATTCGCAAACCCGACTGGCGGCGTCGCTGACCCGACGCTGCAACGCATCTTTGGCCCCGCACAGACCGCCAACCTGAATCTGATTACCTGCGCTGGCGACTGGACCGGCAGCGAGTACACCAAAAAGCTGGTGGTCTTCACCACCCTGGCCCCCTGA
- a CDS encoding winged helix DNA-binding domain-containing protein encodes MYRRLPGGQRFASTSACPSAQRSGRPALSRLEGGATSVPPDRWWNAFTSKAACFQANVLYSSIMTNAHIAHQRLFHQHLALPNFQKPGDVVAWFGAVQAQDYLGALWAVGLRMPDASEAAIEQAIAAGVIVRTHPMRGTWHFVAAADIHWLLALMAPRNIARNAAWYRQLELDDATLAASSAVFARALQGGKQLTRRELAAALEQTGISTAGLRLTFLLSRAEIEGIICSGARRGKQFTYALLDEMVPAPRTLAREEAVAELVRRYFTSHGPATVQDFVWWSSLTTADARAGLDVVKSHLTRQVIDGQTYWLAPSTPAAPADPPTAYLLPPYDEYTVAYTDRSAVLDPAYAEQTRNGIFSPIIVVDGQIVGVWSRAFKKNAVVITTNRFIPLSEVQEQALAAARNRYSRFIGLPAE; translated from the coding sequence GTGTACCGCCGCCTTCCAGGCGGCCAACGCTTCGCCAGCACGAGCGCCTGCCCTTCAGCGCAACGTTCCGGCAGGCCAGCGTTGAGCCGCCTGGAAGGCGGCGCTACAAGTGTACCCCCCGATAGGTGGTGGAACGCTTTCACGTCGAAAGCGGCCTGTTTTCAGGCGAATGTGCTATACTCGTCCATTATGACGAACGCACACATCGCCCACCAGCGACTCTTTCATCAACACCTTGCCCTGCCGAACTTCCAGAAGCCAGGCGATGTCGTCGCCTGGTTCGGCGCTGTCCAGGCCCAGGACTATCTGGGCGCGCTGTGGGCAGTCGGACTCCGCATGCCAGACGCCAGCGAAGCAGCGATAGAACAGGCCATCGCGGCTGGCGTCATCGTGCGCACGCATCCCATGCGCGGTACCTGGCATTTTGTCGCCGCCGCCGATATTCACTGGCTGCTTGCATTGATGGCCCCGCGCAATATCGCCAGGAATGCCGCCTGGTATCGTCAACTCGAACTCGATGACGCCACCCTGGCCGCCAGCAGCGCCGTCTTCGCCCGCGCCCTCCAGGGAGGGAAACAGCTTACCCGCCGGGAACTGGCCGCCGCGCTTGAGCAGACGGGCATCTCTACCGCCGGTCTGCGGCTCACCTTTCTCTTGAGTCGCGCCGAAATCGAAGGGATCATCTGTTCTGGCGCGCGGCGCGGCAAGCAATTTACCTATGCCCTGCTGGACGAAATGGTTCCGGCTCCCAGGACGTTGGCGCGCGAAGAAGCGGTAGCCGAACTCGTGCGCCGCTACTTCACCAGTCATGGCCCCGCCACCGTACAAGATTTTGTCTGGTGGTCAAGTCTCACCACCGCCGACGCCAGGGCCGGTCTGGACGTAGTGAAGTCGCATCTGACCCGGCAAGTGATTGACGGCCAGACCTACTGGCTGGCGCCGTCCACCCCCGCCGCGCCCGCCGATCCGCCTACAGCCTATTTGCTGCCGCCCTATGACGAATATACGGTAGCGTATACGGATCGCAGCGCCGTCCTTGACCCGGCCTATGCCGAACAGACGCGAAATGGCATCTTCAGCCCCATCATCGTCGTAGACGGGCAAATCGTTGGCGTCTGGAGCCGCGCCTTCAAGAAAAACGCGGTGGTCATTACAACCAACCGCTTTATTCCCTTGAGCGAGGTCCAGGAACAAGCTCTTGCCGCCGCCAGGAATCGTTACAGCCGCTTTATTGGCCTACCCGCTGAATAA